One region of Roseovarius faecimaris genomic DNA includes:
- a CDS encoding ImuA family protein, with product MTRPDPHITLLPGAPLRLARCHEAEGPGATGFALALAAMLDGPLLWIAQSWTPEQLNPVGISRYIDPARLLLVTPKDQDDALAVAEDALRAGAVRLVIVEVTKPLSLLAGRRLQLAAEAGRTTALCLIPEGAGSNAADTRWHCAPVFDPADSTHARWEIIKNKKGTLAAFTVHWDEQTRRISLVSPPGQ from the coding sequence ATGACACGGCCAGACCCACATATCACGCTCTTGCCCGGCGCGCCTCTGCGACTTGCCCGCTGCCACGAGGCCGAAGGGCCGGGGGCCACCGGCTTTGCCCTGGCTCTGGCCGCAATGCTTGACGGGCCGCTGCTCTGGATCGCGCAAAGCTGGACGCCGGAACAGCTCAACCCCGTGGGCATCAGCCGCTATATTGACCCTGCGCGTCTTCTGCTGGTCACCCCAAAGGATCAGGACGATGCCCTTGCCGTCGCCGAAGACGCCTTGCGCGCAGGGGCCGTCCGCCTCGTGATTGTCGAAGTCACCAAACCGCTCTCGCTTCTGGCTGGGCGCCGCCTGCAACTGGCCGCCGAAGCGGGGCGGACAACCGCGCTCTGTCTCATTCCCGAAGGTGCCGGCTCCAACGCCGCCGATACCCGCTGGCATTGCGCCCCGGTTTTCGACCCTGCGGACTCGACTCACGCGCGGTGGGAAATTATAAAGAACAAAAAAGGAACATTAGCCGCCTTTACCGTGCACTGGGATGAGCAAACGCGTCGTATCTCTCTGGTTTCCCCGCCTGGCCAGTGA